In Kitasatospora sp. NBC_00240, the following are encoded in one genomic region:
- a CDS encoding pyridoxal-dependent decarboxylase: MSPASPAVPDSSPTRPDDFRAAAHTAADLVADYLDGLPGRPVWQPMDPADRTSLLAAPLPKDGRPLAELLDFVGTRVMPAPMGNGNPRFFGWVNSAPAPAGVLATLAASAMNPSSAGGDHADVHLERAVVRWIAELVGFPHPAGGGLLTSGTSMATIVCLAAARNRAARRAGRDVREDGLAGMPPLVAYATGETHSCVRKAAELLGLGSKHLRTVPSGPEGQLDTDALRAAVARDRADGLLPFLVVASAGTVGTGAVDAFDPIADLCAEQELWLHVDGAYGAFGVLDPAIAHRYAGLDRADSLALDPHKWLGVPVDCGCALVRDTDELRGTFSLVPSYLRDEAAGELGWFSEYGMEQTRPFRSLKVWATIAHRGRQGISDDVARCTALARRLGELVEADPELELLAPVQTSIVAFRHRAAGLDEAAVNAVNRELPVAVQLRGRVFVTGALLEGREMLRACLLNAATTEADLELLLAEVRAAATGLTERTAGR, from the coding sequence ATGAGCCCCGCCTCCCCCGCCGTGCCGGACTCGTCCCCCACCCGTCCGGACGACTTCCGCGCCGCCGCGCACACCGCGGCCGACCTGGTCGCCGACTACCTCGACGGGCTGCCCGGCCGCCCGGTCTGGCAGCCGATGGACCCCGCCGACCGGACGTCGCTGCTGGCGGCCCCGCTGCCGAAGGACGGCCGCCCCCTCGCCGAGCTGCTCGACTTCGTCGGCACCCGGGTGATGCCCGCGCCGATGGGCAACGGCAACCCGCGCTTCTTCGGCTGGGTGAACTCCGCCCCCGCACCCGCCGGCGTGCTCGCCACCCTGGCCGCCTCCGCGATGAACCCCAGCTCGGCCGGCGGCGATCACGCGGACGTCCACCTGGAGCGGGCCGTGGTGCGCTGGATCGCCGAACTGGTCGGGTTCCCGCACCCGGCCGGCGGCGGCCTGCTGACCTCCGGCACCTCGATGGCGACCATCGTCTGCCTGGCCGCCGCCCGCAACCGCGCCGCCCGCCGGGCCGGCCGGGACGTCCGCGAGGACGGCCTGGCCGGCATGCCCCCGCTGGTCGCGTACGCCACCGGGGAGACCCACTCCTGCGTCCGCAAGGCCGCCGAACTGCTGGGCCTCGGCAGCAAGCACCTGCGGACCGTCCCCAGCGGCCCCGAGGGACAGCTCGACACCGACGCCCTGCGCGCCGCCGTGGCCCGCGACCGCGCCGACGGGCTGCTGCCCTTCCTGGTGGTCGCCTCCGCCGGGACGGTCGGCACCGGCGCCGTGGACGCCTTCGACCCGATCGCCGACCTCTGCGCCGAGCAGGAGCTCTGGCTGCACGTGGACGGCGCGTACGGCGCCTTCGGCGTGCTCGACCCCGCCATCGCGCACCGCTACGCCGGCCTGGACCGCGCCGACTCGCTGGCCCTGGACCCGCACAAGTGGCTGGGCGTGCCGGTGGACTGCGGGTGCGCGCTGGTCCGCGACACCGACGAGCTGCGCGGCACCTTCAGCCTCGTCCCCTCCTACCTGCGCGACGAGGCGGCCGGCGAACTCGGCTGGTTCTCGGAGTACGGCATGGAGCAGACCCGGCCGTTCCGCTCGCTGAAGGTCTGGGCGACCATCGCGCACCGCGGCCGGCAGGGCATCTCGGACGACGTGGCCCGCTGCACCGCGCTGGCCCGCCGGCTCGGCGAGCTGGTCGAGGCCGACCCCGAGCTGGAGCTGCTCGCGCCCGTGCAGACCTCGATCGTGGCCTTCCGGCACCGCGCCGCGGGCCTGGACGAGGCCGCGGTGAACGCCGTCAACCGGGAGCTGCCGGTGGCGGTGCAGCTGCGCGGGCGGGTCTTCGTCACCGGGGCGCTGCTGGAGGGCCGCGAGATGCTGCGGGCCTGTCTGCTGAACGCGGCCACCACCGAGGCCGATCTCGAACTGCTGCTCGCCGAAGTCCGGGCCGCCGCGACCGGGCTGACGGAGCGTACGGCGGGGCGCTGA
- the glmS gene encoding glutamine--fructose-6-phosphate transaminase (isomerizing) — translation MCGIVAYIGPKDATPFLLEGLQRLEYRGYDSAGVAVSGRSGGLKTRKVKGRVADLAAAVPARFKGTTGIGHTRWATHGVPSDANAHPHLDNAERIAVVHNGIIENADELRAKLAADGAVFLSETDTEVLAHLIAAHATEGIDLEDAVRAALGKVVGTYGIAVLDAEQPDRIVVARNGSPIVLGIGEKEMFVASDVSALVRYTRQVVHLEDGELATVRADGFRTFTEDARTTHRQPSTVDWEIDSYDTAGYEHFLLKEIHEQPGSVERTLSGRLDERFATAHLGGLNLDARELREIRRVKILGCGSAYYAGEMGAQLIEELSRIPAHSEPASEFRYRNPVIEADTLYVAVSQSGETYDTLAAVQEIKRKGGRVLGVVNTVGSAIARECDGGIYLHAGPEISVASTKAFTSTVVAFALLALHFGRIHDLSPADGRRIVAGLKALPGQIREILENDKQIAELAAEYAQCEGMMFIGRVRGFPVAREGAQKLKEISYVHAEAYPASELKHGPLALINPELPTVALVPDDELLDKNLTTLGEIKARSGRVLAVAHRTPETKLADHCVLVPKSEPELDPLLLNIPLQLFAYHAAVALGRDVDKPRNLAKSVTVE, via the coding sequence ATGTGCGGAATCGTTGCCTACATCGGACCCAAGGACGCGACCCCCTTCCTCCTGGAGGGCCTGCAGCGGCTGGAGTACCGCGGCTACGACTCGGCCGGCGTCGCCGTGAGCGGCCGCTCCGGCGGCCTGAAGACCCGCAAGGTCAAGGGCCGGGTCGCCGACCTCGCGGCCGCCGTACCGGCCCGCTTCAAGGGCACCACCGGCATCGGCCACACCCGCTGGGCCACCCACGGCGTCCCCAGTGACGCCAACGCGCACCCGCACCTGGACAACGCCGAGCGCATCGCCGTCGTCCACAACGGGATCATCGAGAACGCCGACGAGCTGCGCGCCAAGCTGGCCGCCGACGGCGCCGTGTTCCTGTCCGAGACCGACACCGAGGTGCTGGCCCACCTGATCGCCGCGCACGCCACCGAGGGCATCGACCTGGAGGACGCCGTCCGCGCCGCCCTCGGCAAGGTCGTCGGCACCTACGGCATCGCCGTCCTGGACGCCGAGCAGCCCGACCGGATCGTGGTCGCCCGCAACGGCAGCCCGATCGTGCTGGGCATCGGCGAGAAGGAGATGTTCGTCGCCTCGGACGTCTCCGCCCTGGTCCGCTACACCCGCCAGGTCGTCCACCTGGAGGACGGTGAGCTCGCCACCGTGCGCGCCGACGGGTTCCGTACCTTCACCGAGGACGCCCGCACCACGCACCGTCAGCCGTCCACCGTCGACTGGGAGATCGACTCCTACGACACGGCCGGCTACGAGCACTTCCTGCTCAAGGAGATCCACGAGCAGCCCGGCTCGGTCGAGCGCACCCTCAGCGGCCGGCTCGACGAGCGTTTCGCCACCGCGCACCTGGGCGGGCTCAACCTGGACGCCCGCGAGCTGCGCGAGATCCGCCGGGTGAAGATCCTCGGCTGCGGGTCCGCCTACTACGCCGGCGAGATGGGCGCCCAGCTGATCGAGGAGCTGTCCCGGATCCCCGCGCACAGCGAGCCGGCCTCCGAGTTCCGCTACCGCAACCCGGTGATCGAGGCCGACACCCTGTACGTCGCGGTCAGCCAGTCCGGCGAGACCTACGACACGCTGGCGGCCGTCCAGGAGATCAAGCGCAAGGGCGGCCGGGTGCTCGGCGTCGTCAACACCGTGGGCAGTGCCATCGCGCGGGAGTGCGACGGCGGCATCTACCTGCACGCCGGGCCGGAGATCTCGGTCGCCTCCACCAAGGCCTTCACCTCCACCGTGGTCGCCTTCGCCCTGCTCGCCCTGCACTTCGGGCGCATCCACGACCTCTCGCCCGCCGACGGCCGCCGGATCGTGGCCGGCCTCAAGGCGCTGCCGGGCCAGATCCGGGAGATCCTGGAGAACGACAAGCAGATCGCCGAGCTGGCCGCCGAGTACGCCCAGTGCGAGGGGATGATGTTCATCGGCCGGGTCCGCGGCTTCCCGGTCGCCCGGGAGGGCGCGCAGAAGCTCAAGGAGATCAGCTACGTCCACGCCGAGGCGTACCCCGCCAGTGAGCTCAAGCACGGCCCGCTCGCGCTGATCAACCCGGAGCTGCCGACCGTCGCCCTCGTCCCCGACGACGAGCTGCTGGACAAGAACCTCACCACGCTCGGCGAGATCAAGGCCCGCTCGGGCCGGGTGCTGGCCGTGGCCCACCGCACGCCGGAGACCAAGCTGGCCGACCACTGCGTGCTCGTCCCCAAGAGCGAGCCGGAGCTGGACCCGCTGCTCCTGAACATCCCGCTGCAGCTGTTCGCGTACCACGCGGCGGTCGCCCTGGGGCGGGACGTCGACAAGCCGCGCAACCTGGCCAAGAGCGTCACGGTGGAGTAG
- a CDS encoding NAD(P)-binding domain-containing protein: MRIGIIGTGTVGRTLAGKLVSLGHEVTIGSRTKDNTAATTWAEQAGPRGHGGTFADAAAFGELIVNATAGTVSLKALQAAGADALAGKILIDVSNPLVFSPEGEVGLDPVSTDSVGERIQREFPQARVVKALNTMSAPVMVEPGRVPGEHNAFVAGDDPDAKAEVVALLEQFGWPVGSVLDLGDIKGARGMEMLMPFWLRLMGHFGSTDFNYSLRSAG; this comes from the coding sequence ATGAGGATCGGGATCATCGGTACGGGCACGGTCGGGCGCACCCTGGCGGGCAAGCTGGTCTCGCTCGGGCACGAGGTGACGATCGGCTCGCGGACCAAGGACAACACGGCCGCCACCACCTGGGCCGAGCAGGCCGGGCCGCGCGGCCACGGCGGCACCTTCGCCGACGCCGCCGCCTTCGGCGAGCTGATCGTCAACGCCACCGCGGGGACGGTCTCCCTCAAGGCCCTTCAGGCGGCCGGCGCCGACGCGCTGGCCGGCAAGATCCTGATCGATGTCTCCAACCCGCTGGTCTTCTCGCCCGAGGGCGAGGTCGGGCTCGACCCGGTGAGCACGGACAGTGTCGGCGAGCGGATCCAGCGTGAGTTCCCGCAGGCCCGGGTGGTCAAGGCGCTGAACACGATGAGCGCCCCGGTGATGGTCGAGCCGGGGCGCGTCCCCGGCGAGCACAACGCCTTCGTCGCGGGCGACGACCCGGACGCCAAGGCCGAGGTCGTGGCCCTGCTGGAGCAGTTCGGCTGGCCGGTCGGCTCGGTGCTGGACCTCGGCGACATCAAGGGCGCCCGGGGCATGGAGATGCTGATGCCGTTCTGGCTCCGGCTGATGGGCCACTTCGGCAGTACCGACTTCAACTACTCCCTCCGGTCGGCCGGCTGA
- a CDS encoding PIG-L deacetylase family protein, whose product MNDQQPEPFEPLREDWQTALAVVAHPDDMEYGAAAAVARWTSQGKRVVYVMVTSGEAGIDSMSPEECRPVREAEQVASAALVGVDVVEFLGHADGVLEYGLTLRRDIARAVRRHRPDIVITTNFRETYGGVMPNQADHIATGRSTLDAVRDAANRWVFPDLLDEGHQPWGGVKELWAAGSPDARHAVDTTDSFAAGVASLEAHRAYLAGLGGDMANAAEFLEGFARASGSRLGVRYASSFEVLRLTFG is encoded by the coding sequence ATGAACGACCAGCAGCCAGAACCGTTCGAGCCGCTCCGCGAGGACTGGCAGACCGCCCTCGCGGTCGTCGCGCACCCCGACGACATGGAGTACGGCGCCGCCGCCGCCGTCGCCCGCTGGACCTCCCAGGGCAAGCGCGTCGTCTACGTGATGGTCACCAGCGGCGAGGCCGGCATCGACTCGATGAGCCCCGAGGAGTGCCGCCCCGTCCGGGAGGCCGAGCAGGTGGCCTCGGCCGCTCTGGTCGGCGTCGACGTGGTGGAGTTCCTCGGACACGCCGACGGCGTCCTGGAGTACGGCCTGACGCTGCGCCGCGACATCGCCCGAGCCGTCCGGCGGCACCGCCCGGACATCGTCATCACCACCAACTTCCGGGAGACCTACGGCGGTGTCATGCCCAACCAGGCGGACCACATCGCCACCGGCCGGTCCACCCTGGACGCGGTGCGCGACGCCGCCAACCGCTGGGTGTTCCCCGACCTCCTGGACGAGGGCCACCAGCCGTGGGGCGGCGTCAAGGAGCTCTGGGCGGCCGGCTCGCCCGACGCCCGGCACGCCGTGGACACCACCGACTCCTTCGCGGCGGGCGTCGCCTCGCTGGAGGCCCACCGGGCCTACCTGGCCGGGCTCGGCGGCGACATGGCCAACGCCGCCGAATTCCTGGAGGGCTTCGCCCGGGCCTCCGGCAGCCGGCTGGGCGTCCGGTACGCCTCCTCGTTCGAGGTGCTGCGGCTGACCTTCGGCTGA
- a CDS encoding DedA family protein, with protein MSATPLPGPLAGLAPILDDYGYLAVAVLVLLDNCGIPVPGQTILVLAAVYAGTGHLSLAAVIIIATAAAVLGNTLGYLIGRTGGRAFVHRWGRYVMLTPARMERADGFFERHGGKVVMVARFVDGLRQTSGIIAGTIGMDLRRFTVFNILGAALWVGVWSLAGYLAGANIGTVYEQVVRYQLWLLFGLGAALLAALVHQLLRHRRRARH; from the coding sequence GTGTCCGCCACCCCGCTGCCCGGCCCGCTGGCCGGGCTGGCCCCGATCCTGGACGACTACGGCTACCTGGCGGTGGCCGTCCTGGTACTGCTCGACAACTGCGGCATCCCCGTGCCGGGCCAGACCATCCTGGTGCTGGCCGCCGTGTACGCGGGCACCGGACACCTCAGCCTCGCCGCCGTGATCATCATCGCGACGGCCGCCGCCGTCCTCGGCAACACCCTCGGCTACCTGATCGGCCGAACCGGCGGCCGCGCCTTCGTGCACCGCTGGGGCCGCTACGTCATGCTCACCCCGGCCCGGATGGAGCGCGCGGACGGCTTCTTCGAGCGGCACGGCGGCAAGGTCGTCATGGTGGCCCGCTTCGTCGACGGGCTGCGTCAGACCAGCGGCATCATCGCCGGCACCATCGGGATGGACCTGCGGCGCTTCACGGTCTTCAACATCCTGGGCGCGGCGCTCTGGGTCGGCGTCTGGTCCCTCGCCGGCTACCTGGCCGGCGCCAACATCGGCACGGTGTACGAGCAGGTGGTCCGCTACCAGCTGTGGCTGCTGTTCGGGCTGGGCGCGGCGCTCCTCGCCGCCCTCGTCCACCAGTTGCTGCGCCACCGGCGCAGGGCGCGGCACTGA
- a CDS encoding DUF1918 domain-containing protein, translated as MHAAVGDQLHIHSRSVGMADRTGEITEVHGVNGEPPYLVRFDDGHEGLVYPGPDSIVEHSKKNS; from the coding sequence GTGCATGCAGCGGTAGGTGACCAGCTCCATATCCACAGCAGGTCCGTGGGCATGGCGGACCGCACGGGCGAGATCACCGAAGTACACGGCGTGAACGGCGAGCCGCCGTACCTGGTGCGCTTCGACGACGGCCACGAAGGGCTGGTCTACCCGGGCCCCGACAGCATCGTCGAGCACAGCAAGAAGAACAGCTGA
- a CDS encoding TetR family transcriptional regulator produces MKAQAEQRNEAGPADGARRRPVQQRSQQRYERLVDACAALLDEAGAGALTTKAVALRAGVPIGTLYQFFSGKESLLGALAARNLERYLDRLARRLESSAPQGVPGFVDLAVEEFVAMRRAVPGFGQVDFGLVDRTPPGVRDGEHLLDRTLDNNTAVALRLQALGGTLLGAAADASDRPDAGRSGGTLALRVALEAADAVLKLAFRTDPDGDPVLIAECKRLLSRYLAEDPPGPPRPAADTPG; encoded by the coding sequence ATGAAGGCGCAGGCTGAGCAGCGGAACGAGGCCGGACCGGCGGACGGGGCCCGTCGGCGCCCGGTCCAGCAGCGCAGCCAGCAGCGGTACGAGCGCCTGGTGGACGCCTGCGCCGCCCTGCTGGACGAGGCCGGCGCCGGGGCCCTGACCACCAAGGCGGTCGCCCTGCGCGCCGGGGTGCCGATCGGCACCCTCTACCAGTTCTTCTCCGGCAAGGAGAGCCTGCTGGGCGCCCTCGCGGCCCGGAACCTCGAGCGCTACCTCGACCGCCTGGCCCGGCGGCTGGAAAGCTCGGCGCCCCAGGGCGTGCCGGGCTTCGTCGACCTCGCGGTGGAGGAGTTCGTCGCGATGCGGCGGGCGGTGCCCGGCTTCGGACAGGTCGACTTCGGCCTGGTCGACCGGACCCCGCCCGGCGTCCGTGACGGGGAGCACCTGCTCGACCGCACCCTGGACAACAACACCGCCGTCGCCCTGCGCCTGCAGGCCCTCGGCGGCACCCTGCTCGGCGCCGCCGCCGACGCGTCCGACCGGCCGGACGCCGGACGCTCCGGCGGCACACTCGCCCTGCGGGTCGCCCTGGAGGCCGCCGACGCCGTCCTCAAGCTGGCCTTCCGCACCGACCCCGACGGCGACCCGGTGCTGATCGCCGAGTGCAAGCGCCTGCTCAGCCGCTATCTCGCCGAGGATCCGCCCGGCCCGCCCCGGCCGGCCGCCGACACGCCCGGCTGA